In Snodgrassella alvi wkB2, the DNA window CTATTATCCAATGATAATGCAAAATCATTACTAAATCCTTTTTTTGAACACATCTATGAAGGTCTGGATGAATATAGTCAATATTCATACAACAAACATGGACAAACAATATTGGATTTATATACTAATAATTATACGGATTTAAAAAAAAGGAAAGATGTTGAAAAGTCAGTAGCAAAGTTATCTAAGCAGAAGGTACTTTTAGATGAGGGACTATCTGCAAAAAAGGGGGTGTTTGTATATTATGGATTTCTTGATTATGAGGAAAATTATTTTTTAGTTGATTATATAGGAAAAATTAAAACCGGGGATTATTATAGATCTTATCTTCCAACAATCTATGCTTCAATCGAAGATTTACCGAAAGAGTTGTGGCCGGTAATCGTCGTATCTGATACGGTGGATTTTACAAAAGATAGAATATTCGATAATGATAAAATTAGTGAGTATTTTCCCAGAATGTTTAGCTAAAATATAGTTTAATTAAAAGCTCAGCTTATGCTGGGCTTTTATAATTTAAAGAATCTGGAAAATTATTATTATTTAATGGAACTGAAAATTTTTAAGAAGGAAAATATTATCGTGAAAGAACATGTGCTAAGGTAGTCAGTAAAAACATTGATTCTTTAAATATTTATAGACTATTAAAAAAGTAACTTAACAAGGCAGGAATACCCACTAAGTATGTCTGGACGATTCCCAAAAAGGGAAAAAATAATGGATAAAAGAGAAATTTATATAGAGATACTTTATTGGGCATTACTCATATTAGAAATCTTCAAACTCATGGTATGCTTTAAAAAACTTTGGATAAATCCTGCTGTTTAGAAGCTCAACTGGTACATAATTTGCCATTAAAACTTTTGAATTCAGATTTTAATGAATCTGATGTGCATTTTTTGAATTATCAGGCTAAATATTATTTTGAAAATTGTAATAATAGAATATCACCAAACTATAATATACATATTGAATGTATTAAAAAATTATTTAAATTAGTTCCCGATGAATTAAAAGGAATACTTGAATGGAGTCGTCCTTAATTCTTAAAAAAAATTAAGCATTAAATAAAGCTAATATAAAGTCCCTGTTCTCAAACAGAGACTTTTTTACCATAAGTAATATACAAAAAGTTCATTTAAATCCCAGTTTTGCTAAAAAATTATTCTGCTAGACTTTTCTTTTCAAAGCAAAGCAATATTTTATATATATATTACTCATAATTTTATAAATCTATCTTCTAAAATTATGATGTTTACACGAAATAAGATAAACAAATTCAGCTAATTACAAAAATGGTTATATAAACCAATATGACTAACATACGAAATTTTCTCCTTATAGAAACTTGGATATAAATTTTATTACTGTGCCTATTTTAGTATTTTGAATTGCAAATAAGAAGCTATGTAGTAGGAATAAGCTAAAGCATATTACTGGTATATGGAAAAAAATAAAATTTAAATAAAAGAAATATAGCTACTTTTGATGTGCCAAAGCTTATTGATAATAGTCGGAATAGAAAATGTTAAAATAAATAATGCTTATTGCAGAAAAGCAATATCTGAATCACTTGAACCAGTTTAAAATAAAAGTTAGGGAAAATCTAAAAATGCAAAAGATAATTATTTAAATAAAAGGATTATGTACATAAATTCGTAGTTAGAAAGAAATAGTTGAAATAGTAAATAAATATACATAAATTATGAATATTCAGGCATGGTGGAACTGAAAATGGTATTCTAAATGGGTATTAATGATAGGATTATAAAATGTTACAAACTGAAGTGATTATTGAATTTATCATATGCGGACCAGATTTTAATCCAGATAGTATAACCAAATTACTTGAAATTTCGCCTACAAAATATACTATCAGGGGAAGTATGAAAAATTGCAAATATAGCCCGGCTATAGAAACCACCTGGTGTTTACAGCATTGTATAAATTCACTAAATGATCTGGATCATCAAGTACGTCAGATAATTGATAGGATTGAAAACAAATTAAATATATTATTAAAATTTAAAGAAGAGAATGATATAGATTTTATATTTACAATTTATGGTCATGTATATAAGAATGAACAGCGATCAGACATATATTTGAAAAAAAATACGTTAGATTTCATATCTGATTTAGGTAGTAAATTAACGATAGATATCGAATTTTGGTAAATAGATATATTAATATTTTTCAATAAACTATTATAAAAAGTGAATTAAAAATCAAAAAATCCTGGTTTTCAAGCCGGGATTTTTTTAAGTGATTAACTAAAGCAAATGAGTATTCTGATTTATAAAAGAGGGAAATTAATAGGATTGGGCACATTTATAATAACATTAAAAGTAAAATATTTTAATATAAATTGACATTCAAAATTTAGTATCAAATTAATCTAATAAAAACTGAAAATCAATGCGATAATATGAACATATTAGGAAGTATATATGAAATATACAAAACGATGGAGATAGTAAAAATGAAAAACTCATTCGAATTTAAAGGTAGGTTGTACGGTGAAGAAATAGATATGAGTCAACCTACATTAGCAGACATCTTTAAGGGTTTATTTAACCGAGTCACAAGAAGAAAAATTCAAGCTAATGAAACGGTTGGTATTAGTATTAATAATCCTTCATTAACAGAAATTAATGATACTTTAAATTTATTTGCATATGTCACAGGATGCCTTTATTTGGAACAATATAAGCAGAAAAGTTTCGAACCTTATCAATTAACTCTTTACTCTCAAAATCAGAAATATATGGTGATGTTTGCATATGTTAGTGTAGGGCCTGATGATGAAATCAGAACTTTTGATGATTCGACTCGCCCCAATATCATGGTAGATATGCTTGGTGATAATTGGAGTAATGCAATGATAGTCGACGATTTTAGTCTGGTTAGGAGAGCTTTTACTGAATTTTATTTAACAGGTGATATTGATCGTGAAATAGTTTCTTAATGATTAAAAAATCGATTAATTGAGTTTTTTTAGTTGAAAAATTAACTAAAAAATTAGTATTGAATATTACTAATATAATATCTTCAAATCTCCTCAAAATATATTCAGATACTCCGTTATCAAGAGTCATTGGATTTTAAGGTAAATAAAACAGAGTTAATTAAAACCTAAACCTGAAAAATAGCTGAATCTATATTTAAATTATCAGATAATTAATAATTTGAATATGTAAGTAACCTAGAAATTGAAATAAGTGATGCGAACAGTCAGAATTAAAAACCGGATTATCTATTTGTTCTGAATTCATGGTGCAAAACCAGTATCAAACCCATCAGTAAAGTGGGTAAAAATTGAAAAAAATTTGCCGGAAAATGATTTAAAAAAATTCTAAAATTAAGTTAATTGAATTGATAAAATATTAAGTTAGTGATATTTAATAAACATTTTTCATAGAAAATACAGGGTTAAAAGATATGCAACAAATTGATGATTTTGGGTTGGGAACAATAGAGTTTGTAAACTATGGTTGTGATTTATTATTACAATTAACAAGTGTCTACCATGAAGGCGCAGAAATGGGAAAAGTTATATGTAAGGATGTTAAGTTTATTTCTTTTTCGAATTTTGATTTAGAAAAGGATGAGGGATTTGGGTGTCGTTATATTCCATCAATGTTTATTAAAAAATTAGACAATATTTGGTTAGAAGAGCCTTATAAAACAGGACGTTCTGTAATTTATACTGATATTGCTGAAGAAAAAATAGCCGCTTATGAAATTAATTTGGAGACTGGGGATTTTGAAGGAAGAATTATTTGTTTAGAAATCATATTGGATATTAAAGATAAATATAAAAATATACTTATTGAAGTGTAAGCTTTAACTTTTATGGACTAAAATTTTTTGGTTTTAAATCATGACTTAATAGTTAATCTAAACATAATTACTCAATCAATAATTTAAAATATACGTTATTGTTATTCAATAGCACGTCAAAAAATGGATGTTATAATAATCCAATTTGATCCACTTAGTTTGACTCTGCAAAGGTTTGCTGTTTAAGCTTTGTGTTAGTGTGTCGATAAAAGCACTTATTATATCGGTATAACTTTAAATGGCAATATTGACTTGAATTAATACTGCATTATGTAGAAAAGGTTTATCAGCAAAGAGTATGTATTGCGGTTGATTTTGTAAGTCAATTGATTAAAAATTGATTTTCCTATAGAAAAGATTTATTTTATCGATTTCTTCAGGTTAAGAAAGGGGTAAAATGGTTCAGAAGAAAAAAGGTTAGTGGTATAAAAACTGTAATAATTACTGAGTGAGATATCTTAAGGATAATTTGAGGTAGTTATTGAAGATTTATATATAAACTGAAAAGAGGACTAAATAATGATTAAGTTTACCGAAGCTTTAAAATTGGCAAGAAACCATATATCTAAAATGAATATTTATTGTGAAATTGTTCATATAGAAAGATTTTCTGAAGGCTGGTATTTTTGTTATCAATCTAGAAACTATTTAGATACAGGCAATTTTTCTGATATATTAGCAGGTAATGCTCCTATTATAGTTGATAAAGATACTGGAGCAGTCATTAATACAGTATCTGCTTATCCTATAGAACAATATATAGAAAAATATATAAATGAGAAAAAATCAAAATCTAAAAAATAAATTCACTAAAATCCTATCTGAAAAATTGACTGAAGTTGTTTAGGAGTTATTTAAAAACCGATATGATAATGACTGTTATTATATATCAGTGAAATTGTACATAACTACATATAAATATTGAGTTAGATGGGAAGGATAATCACCATATTCAGAATATCAGATATAGTTATTATTGTGTGCACTAGTTGATTTTGTTAATTTAGTTCTGACTTCCAAATTTGTAAAATACTAAAACTAAGTAAAAAATCGTTAATAAAAATTTGATAAAGTAGATATAGTCTGGAAAATATTAAAATACAGATACCATAAAGTTGAAAAAATTAATAAAATAAGCTAATTTAGATAAACTACTAAATATTATTTCATCCTATGATAGAAAAAGAAAATATATTATATAGAGGCTTATGTCTTGCTAAAAATGATTATTTTGCTGCAAAAATTTCCTATTCTCGTGTATTTGGAATAAATATTGATTTAAGCATAGTTATTTATAGAAAAGATACGTGGGAATCTTATAAATCTTTTTACTTTAAAGGCTTAGCTTCTGGTGCTGATCAAAAAGAATGGTTTAAAAAAGCTGAAAAAATGGTGATGCAGTTAGATAAGCCTGAAGACTGGAAAAGACCACATCGTTATTGTTTAGCACTTTATGCTAAACAGGTATTAGAAGATGATTTTTTTAGAGAAAATTTATACTTCGACAAAGAAATAAATAGTAAATATATATACAATTATACTATGACTTCGCGTTTAAAGGAAACTGTGTTAATCAAAAAATTAAACCTGTTATCGGAAGAAGAAAAAAAACAGTTATTTATACTGCGCGAATGGGAAAAAAATATATGGGCTTATGAGGATATACATTATGCACTGTTTGGTCGCGAGTATCTTTACAATAATCTGCATGATAAGGAAAAATTTTCAGATTATTATGAAAAATACAATACAGAATTTCAAATTTTCCTTTCAGACTAAAAGCGGTTTATAAAAAGTATTATATATTGACACTGGTGAAGGTAATCGAAAGTGTCGTATGTTAGGAAATTGCAATATAACAACCTTTATAAATCAGATTTTCCATCAGGGAAGTAAAAATAAAACCATCTGATTTATCCTGCAAAAGACTCGTTTATCTAAAAATACCTTTTAAAACACCTTAGCTGTAGCTACAACATTAGTAATTATCTGAATAGGATTAGCAATGATTCTGTAATGAACAGGTATGCTCTATAAGCTAGGTGATGAGTATAGACAGAAGGATGTTATCAACATCCGATAATCGAAATTTAAATGCTATATCATCAAAGCTAAACAGTAACAAAATACAAAGCTCGAAAATTATGAAACGTGTTGTATTTGAAAACAGTAAACTGAATTCCATAATCGAAATACCAGAAATCTGTAGTTTCAGAGACAATAAAATGATATAAACTTAATTTTTGTAAATGACTGCTAAAATTAAAATGGACAAACAGAGCGGTATAGATTGATCTAATATGATTACCAAAGTGTATAAATACCTAAGGCTAAGTGAGTGTGAATCTCTCAGGATAAGAAATCCAAATACCAAAATGTTTAATATATAAGAGATTTTATAGCTATAAAATATATTCTGTTATAGGCAGAATACCAGAAATAATGAGATTGGGAAAAAATAGTATTACATTAATCAATGCAACCATAATGGTGTAAATATATGTGGAAAAATATAAGCAACAAAGAATGCTTTAAACAATATGATGTAGAAAAGGTAGTTGCAGAATTTATGATTTCAATGCCAATATTACCAAATGGAAAATTGAAAATTAGAATTATTGACTTTGAGGAACAGTTTGATAAATCATTAAAAAGATATTTGGGTAGTACTAATATACTGATTATAAAAAAATATGTTTCTAACGGGGAAATTCTGGATGGAGCGGCTTTAGGTCCAGTTGAAGATGGGGATACTATTGAAGAAGCATTGGAAAATACTATTCGAGGTTTTTTTGAGAGAATGAAAGAGTGCAATCTGGAAAGCTTAACTGATGAAGATATAGAATATGATGACTACTGTATAAATATGTAATATTCAAATGAGATAAATTATTATATTATAAAGATAGGAGATATTGTATGTGGCGCCAAATAAATTTTAAAAATGTAAAAATAGAAAAACTGGTCGGCGAATTTGGTTTTTGGGTGGATATTAATTATCCTTTCAATAGGATGACGATTAGGATATATGAAAATGCAGAAGGTGAATTCAGGGGGTGCACAAGTCTGGCTTTTAAATTTACAGACACAGGTAAATTTGAAAACAATTTAGGTAACGGAACCAGCCTAGAGGAAACACTAAATAATGTAATAATGAAATTTGACTCGCTTGTAAAAGAAGTGGGTCATGACAATCTTGAATGTAAACCTGTAGATTGGCATATTTTTTAATGGGAATTAAGAAAAAAAATCTCTGTGAAAACAGAGATTTTTTTTGCTGCTAATTTGCTGAAAAAATTTATACTAATCAGAAAGAAAATTAATCGGGATATTTATATAACATCTATTAAACTGTACTAGAACAAATTTTTGATACTTAGATGGAGAAAACCGATAAAAGACCATTTGACGGAATTGTAAGGTGATCGAATTTCAGATTGATAAAATGTATCAGTAATGTTAATTAATCCAGGTATAATTATGAATTACAGGCTAGATTTTATAAAAAATACGGAAAATTAGAAATTTAAGAGTCCAAAAATAAAGATGAAAAAACAGGAGTAATGTAATGGTGATATCAGATCCTGAAATGGAAACAACAGCCAAAAAGAAACAAAATGCTGAGGCTATAAAAAGCAATGAAATATCGAAATATGTTAAAAACCAAGAAGATTTTGAATTTCAGTATTGGGAGCAATGTCGTCATTTGTCTGAAAAAGAATTAGTTGCTTTACTTAGCCATGATAATTTCAACTTAAGTTTAGAGGCTGCAAAAGCATTACTGTTAATAGGAGGAAGTAAAGTTATTAAACTTGCTCAAGCAGATAGTTATAATAATAGCTATAAACGCAGAGCGCTGGCTGCTTTTATTTTAGGACAAATCAGGCTAAACACTAAAGAAGAAAAAAATTCTTTGAAAATACTATATGATTTAGCTTTAAATGATCAGTCTGCTATCGTGCGTTCTTACGCGGTATTATCTTTTGGCCAACGATATAAGGGGATTAAAAATAAAAACTTAGATTCTTTATTAGCCCTTGCTCAAAAGACCATTCTGGATAAATCTTTCAAGGTGAGAGCGAATACTGCCATTGCTTTATCCATGTTTGATTATGAAGTATCAATTCCATTACTGATTAAGCTTTTAAAAGATACTCACAGTGAGGTAAAAAACTGGGCGGCATTTGCAGTGAATGTAAATGGCTATGATACACCGGAAATCCGAAATTGTTTTGTCTTATTATTGAAAGAAAATAATTTTGATGTTCGATATGAGGCAATAACTGGTTTAGCAAAGAGGCTTAATAAAAGTGTTGCTCAGCTTATAATTCAAGAATTAAGTGAAGATAAGATAGATGATAGAATGATAGAACTAATAAGCTACTTAAGAGATGATTCGTTATTACCTGTGCTTTATCAGATAAAAGATAAATTTGGCTCATCCAAAAAATTAAATATGTGTATAGAAAATTTAGAGAAATTAAAAGTCAAAACAAAATTTACCCAATAGAAGTTTTTTATGGCTTGAAGAGCAATAGCGGAGAGTAAATTCTCTGAAAAATGCAGGCGAGTAGTAAAGTGAGAACTGATAATGACAGAAAAAAAGTGGAGGTATGATGATGGTAAGATCAGCATATGATAAAAAAAAGGATGATATTCACTTTGAGTATTGGCAACGATGCAGGTATTTACCTGAAGATAAATTAATAGCTTTGCTTGATCATGATAATTTTAAATTAAGCTTAGAAGCTGCAGCATCATTGCAGTTAAGGGGTGGAAGTAAAATTATCCGGCTTGCTCAAATGGATAGTTTTAGTAATCGTTATAAACGCAGAGCCCTGGCTGCTTTTATTTTAGGACAAATCAAGTTAAACACTAAAGAAGAAAAAATATCTTTGAAAATATTGTATGATTTAGCTTTAAATGATCAATCTGCTATCGTACGCTCTTATGTGGTATCATCTTTTGGTCATCGCTGTTTTGGTCATCGCTGCGAAAAAGCTAAAAAGAAATACGCAGACACTTTATTATCCCTTGCTCAAAGTACCGTACTGGATAAATCTGTCATGGTGAGAGTAAGTACAGCTTTTGCTTTATCCGTATTTAAAAATAGAGCATCAATACCATTACTGATTAAACTTTTAAAAGATACTCATAGTGAAGTAAAAAATTGGGCGGCATTCGCGGTGAATGTAAATAACTATGACACACCGGAGATTCGTAATTGCTTTGTATTATTATTAGATGAAAAAAACTTTGAAGCTCGATTTGAAGCAATAATTGGTTTAGCAAAGAGGCAAGATAAGCGTGTTACTCAGATACTAATTCATGAATTAAGTCAGGAAAGAATATATGATGAAATGGTTGAGGTTACAGCATATCTGGGAGATGTTTCTTTATTACCAACTCTTTATCAAGTAAAAGATAAATTTGGTACATTCAAAGAATTAAACACTTCAATTAAAGTGTTGGAACATTTAAAGTCAAAACTATAGATTTTTGAAATTAGATAAGATAGGTTAATGCACAAAATAAAAACAATGAATTGATAAATTATACAGTAGATCACCCTAAGCTAGAAGATATAACAAATATTGCAATAGCAAGAATGCAAGCGTTGAATAAACCAATTAATTTACAGAATATTTCAACAATTGATGATTATATAAAAGCATTAGCTGTTAAAAAGTAGATAAATTATTCATTTTGAATATTCGGTAATTTCATTATACTTCTAAATAAAAATGTCGGATAGAAATAAGCAGAAATTATTTTTTATAAGATTAATGAAATAATTTTGACTTATAATTTCAAGCATTATTAAATGCCAATTTATAAACTAAAAATACGTTGAAGATTCTAAAAAAATATGATACTAATGCATGAGTAAATAAATTTACGCATTAATTTTACATTAAAATAATATGGAAAGCGGATTAAGAAGAGGTTATTTGGCAAGAAATGATTATTTCATTGTTACTCTTACAGGATTTATATACAGACTAGATACATGGGAATCATATACATATTGTACAGAAATTCTATTTGCAAATTTAGAGAAAAAAGATAACTCTGCTTTAAATACACAACTAAATATTATTTTAGCCTATGAAAGAACAAGATATTTATAGAGACTTATGTCTTGCTACAAATGATTATTTTGCTGCTAAAATTGCTTACACTGATGTTTTTGGAACAGATATCGATTTATACGTAGTTATTTATAGAAAAGATACATGGGAATCTTATGAGTCTTTCTCATTTTTTGGATTAGCATCTGGTGCTGATCAAAAAGAATGGTGTAAGAAAGCTGAAAAAATGGTGATGCAGTTAGATAAGCCTGAAGACTGGAAACGACCGTATCGTTATTGCGTGGCTCGATATGCCAAACAGATTTTAAAGGATGATATTTTTAGTGAAAATCTAAATTATAACAAAGATATAAATGATAAATATATATATCGCTACACAATGATTTCACGTTTAAAGGAAACTGCATTAATCAAAAAATTAAATTTATTAACGTATGAAGAAAAAAAACAGTTGTTTATACTAAAGGATTGGGAAAAGAAAGCGTATCGTTATGAGGACGTATTTTATGGAGTCTTTTGTCGAAGATGTATGTATGAATTTTTGAATGATAAAGAAATTTTTGAAAAAGATTACAAGCGATATGAAGTAGAATTCGAGCGATTCAGAAAAGAATATGAATTATTTAGATAAATATTATTTAAAATAAGCTGATATTTTATGAATAAAATACAAAACAAATTTATAGGATTATGTCTGGCAAAAAACAATTATTTTGCAGCCACTATTTGCCGTTTGGAAGAAGTAGAAGGTTATGTTAATTTATATGTAATGGTGAATAGAAAAGATACATGGGAATTTTATAAATCTTTTAATATTCAAAGTATGTTCTCTGATTTAGGGCAGAAGCAATGGTTTGAGACTGCGGAAAAATTTATTGCTCAGTTAGAAAAACCTGAAGACTGGAAAAAACCACATCGATTCTGTTTAGCCCGCTATGCCAGACAAGTGTTTGCTGATAGTATTTTTCATAATAATTTAGCTTATTTTAAAGAGGTCAACGATGTAGGTGTATACATATGGTATTACTATAGGAATTCCCGTTTTCAGGAGGTTATATTAATTAGAAATTTAAATTTATTATCAGCTGAAGAGACAAAGCAGTTATTTATACTTAAAGAGTGGGAGAAACAGGCGTTTCCCTATCAGGATATACATAGTGTACTTTATGGTCGAAAATATCTGTATAAACGCATATATAATAGAAATAAATTTAAAGATTATTATGAGAAATATAACAATGAATTAAAAAATTTTATTGCTGAAAACAAAGACAATATTATTGGAAAATCTTAAAATTCATTGTATTTAACATAGATGACAAGGTATTCGAAATGATTATTAGATATACCTTTATTCTATAAAATATACTTAAAAAGATTATGGTGAAAATTTATAATAAAAATAGATAAGCTTGTCAGAGTCATATCCCGATGTAAATACCCCATTGTTAGCACACAAACCAAGTAGAAAATCATGCTATTTGTTTCATGTTTCTATATTCAATTGGTGTCATATTATTTAATGCTTCATGCGGTCTTTCTGTGTTATATATTTCTAACCATTCTTCGGTTATTTTTCTTGCTTGTTCCAGATTTTTAAATATATACAAATCTAATACCTCCGTTCGATATGTGCGGTTAAATCGTTCTATGTAGCC includes these proteins:
- a CDS encoding HEAT repeat domain-containing protein — protein: MVISDPEMETTAKKKQNAEAIKSNEISKYVKNQEDFEFQYWEQCRHLSEKELVALLSHDNFNLSLEAAKALLLIGGSKVIKLAQADSYNNSYKRRALAAFILGQIRLNTKEEKNSLKILYDLALNDQSAIVRSYAVLSFGQRYKGIKNKNLDSLLALAQKTILDKSFKVRANTAIALSMFDYEVSIPLLIKLLKDTHSEVKNWAAFAVNVNGYDTPEIRNCFVLLLKENNFDVRYEAITGLAKRLNKSVAQLIIQELSEDKIDDRMIELISYLRDDSLLPVLYQIKDKFGSSKKLNMCIENLEKLKVKTKFTQ
- a CDS encoding YrhB domain-containing protein; the encoded protein is MIKFTEALKLARNHISKMNIYCEIVHIERFSEGWYFCYQSRNYLDTGNFSDILAGNAPIIVDKDTGAVINTVSAYPIEQYIEKYINEKKSKSKK
- a CDS encoding DUF6911 family protein; amino-acid sequence: MKNSFEFKGRLYGEEIDMSQPTLADIFKGLFNRVTRRKIQANETVGISINNPSLTEINDTLNLFAYVTGCLYLEQYKQKSFEPYQLTLYSQNQKYMVMFAYVSVGPDDEIRTFDDSTRPNIMVDMLGDNWSNAMIVDDFSLVRRAFTEFYLTGDIDREIVS
- a CDS encoding DUF4279 domain-containing protein, with protein sequence MLQTEVIIEFIICGPDFNPDSITKLLEISPTKYTIRGSMKNCKYSPAIETTWCLQHCINSLNDLDHQVRQIIDRIENKLNILLKFKEENDIDFIFTIYGHVYKNEQRSDIYLKKNTLDFISDLGSKLTIDIEFW